AAGCTGGTCGGCGGCCTCGGCTTCACCGGCGGCCTGGTCTCGGCCACCTCGCCGGTGGCCCGGATCGGCCCCGGCCGTACCGCCGACGGCGACTGGAAGCCCGAGTCGTGCAGCGAGAACGACCCGACCACCTCGGGCTGCGTCACGCCGCGCACGCTGCACGCCTACAAGGAGGTCAAGCGGGCCGGCTTCAACCGCTTCGTGGGCTGCTACCGGCCCGGCGGGCCGTGGGAGCACCCGAAGGGCCGGGCCTGCGACTGGTCGTTGCAGAAGAGCGGCTTCTCCCCCTGGCACAACAACGACATGCGGATGTACGGCAACAACGTCGCCGCCTTCCTCATCCGCAATGCCGACCGGCTGGGCATCTACTACGTGATCTGGAACCGGCAGATCTGGTTCCCGGCCACCGGCTGGAAGTCCTACAGCGGGCCGTCCAACCACACCGACCACGTGCACATGTCGTTGCTCTGACCGGCGTACGCCGCAAGGGGCCGTCCCGCGACCAGGCGGGGCGGCCCCTTTCGCACGTCGGGGACGGAGGGTCAGCCGGAGACGGCCGAGGGCGCGGGGTCCACCGGCTCGGCCTGGGCGGGTGCCGTCGGCGTCCGGCCCGCGGGCACCTCGGCCACGGTCCGCACCTCACCGGCGCTGAGCCGGTACGACATGCCGACCACCGCGCACCGTCCGGCGGCCACCCGCTCGGCGAGCACGCCGGACCGGGCCAGCAGGGCCTCCACGGTCTGCGCGATGTGGATGTCGACGATCCCGTTGACGTCCTCGACGCCCTCGCGCGCCGCCCGGAGCAGGCTGGGTGCGACGGCGTCCACCAGCGCGCCGAGGTGCCCGGCCGGGGACGTGCCGGTGGTGACGGAATCCCGGGCGGCCTGCACCGCGCCGCACGAGTCGTGCCCGAGCACCACGACCAGGGGGGTGCCGAGCACGGTGACGGCATATTCGACGCTGCCGAGCACCTCGGGGCCGACGGTGTGGCCGGCGGTCCGTACCACGAAGAGGTCACCGAGCCCGCGGTCGAAGATGATCTCGGCGGCGAGGCGGGAGTCGGAGCAGCCGACCAGCACCGCGAAGGGCTGCTGGCCCTCGGCCACGGCGGCCCGGCGACCGGCGTCCTGGTTGGGATGGCGGGGGACGCCGGTGACGAAACGGTTGTTCCCGGCGTACAACTCGGCGAGCGCCTGCTCGGGAGTGGTGGGCGTCAATACAGTCACCTCGTCCTCGACCCAAACGACCTGGTCAACCCGGCCGGCGGCAGAGGCGGCCTCGCCGACCACCGTCACACGCAGCAGAAGGCGCGTCAAGGGATACGTGATACGCATTTCATACGTCCCGAGACCCTTGACCAACGGCCCGGCGCCCCCCGGAGGCCGGCTCGCGGGACCGGGCCAGAGCCGCCCGATACGCGAGTGGGCCATACCATGGCCACCATGGCGACGACAGCAGGCGCGAACGGGAGCGCCCGGAACTGGACGTTCCTCACCAACCACGGGCACGTGCTGCTGGCCATCGCCCGCAACCCCACCGCCCGGCTGCGCGACGTGGCCGACGAGGTGGGGGTGACCGAGCGGGCCGCCCAGGCGATCGTCGCCGACCTGGAGGCCGGCGGTTACCTCCGCCGCACCCGCGTCGGCCGGCGCAACGAGTACACGATCAACCCGAGCGGCCACTTCCGCCACCCGGCCGAGGCCGACCAGCAGGTCGGCGCCCTGCTCGCGCTCTTCACCGCCGAACCGGCCACCGAGGCCGCCAAGAGCTGACCGGTCCACTCCCGTCACCGCGCGAACGGCGCGACGACGGTAGTCTCACCGCGTGCGCGACAGCTTGCGGCCGGACGGGGCGACGGTGAGGGCCCGTGCCAAGCACGGGATCCGGTCCATCCTCAGTGGAGCGCTGGCGGCGCTGCTCGGCGGGGTCCTGGTGGCACCCGCCCCGGCCGCGGCGGCACCGAAGTGCGGCCCGCCCGGCAACCCCGCGCCCACCGAGCCGACCTGGGCGCTGGACCGGCTCGCCCCTGCCTCGGCCTGGCGGGTCACCAAGGGCGCGGGGGTGACCGTCGCGGTGATCGACTCCGGCGTCTCGCCCAGCCATCCCCTGCTGCGCGGCCGGGTGCTCCCCGGCGAGGACTTCAACCACCTGGTGCGGCTGCAGGGGCAGTGCGACCTGGTCGGCCACGGCACCCTGGTGGCCGGCATCATCGCCGGCCGGGAGGCCACCGGCGTGCCGTACAGCGGGATCGCGCCCGAGGCGAGAATCCTCCCGGTCCGCGTGCTCGCCGAGAACAAGGAGAACTTCGACCCGGCGGTGCCGGCCGAGATCGGGCACGCCATCCGCTGGGCGGTCGACCACAAGGCCGACGTGATCAACCTGTCCCTGGTGACGCTGGACGACCCGGTGCTCAAGGAGTCCGTCGAGTACGCCCTCGACAAGGGGGTGGTCCTGGTTGCCGCCGCCGGCAACCGGCAGGAGAACCAGCAGGACCGGCCGGGATACCCGGCGGCGTACCCCGGCGTCATCGCCGTCGCCGGCGTCGACGAGCAGGGCAAGCACGTCGGCAGCTCGGTCAGCGGCGACTACGTGGACATCGCCGCGCCCGGCCTGAACATCATCGGCCCGGCACCGCAGGGCTCGGGATACCTCGCCGAGCCCCAGGGCGGCACCAGCTTCGCCGCCGCGTACGTCTCCGGGGTGGCCGCCCTGGTCCGCGCCGCGCACCCGGACCTCACGCCCAAGGAGGTCGCCTACCGGCTGAGCCGGACGGCGGACAATCCGCCCGACGGGCACAACGCCGAGGTCGGGTACGGCACGGTCGACCCGTACCGCGCGGTGACCAGCCTGCTGGGGACGCGGCAGGATCCGCCGCTCGGCGCCATGCCGGAGCCCATCCCGCCGGCCGACCCGCTGGCCTGGCAGCGGACCGTGGCGGTCTGGGTGGCCGTGGTCGGCGCACTGCTGGCCGGCGCCCTGCTGACGCTGCGGCCGATCCTGGCCGGCGGCCGCCGGCGCGGCTGGCGCCCGGGTCGCCGTCCGGCGCAGTTGGACGGCTGACCCGCCGACCGGCCGGCGACGGGCCCGCGGACGGGCCGGAAAAGCACCGCGGCCCCGACCCGGGCAGAGCCGGAGCGGAGCCGCAGCAGATCGGTCGGGTCAGTTTCCCCAGACCTTCGAGTTGCTCATCTCGGTGGTCATGTAGTTCTCGCGGGCGATGCCGACCGCCTGGCCGATGTCGTTCAGGACCTTGTTGATGTCCCGCACGGCGGCGTCCCACTGGGCCTGGTGCTGCTGGTAGGCGACGCGGTCCTGACCCTCCCACTCGAGCCTGGTCAGCATCGAGCGCAGCGTGTCCAGCTTCTCGTCGATGGTCCGCGAGATGGCCTGCATCTGCTGGTTGCTGCTCTCGAGAACAGCGTAATCAACCTTGATGCTCATCAATTCCTCCTCTGCCTGTCTTCGCGGATCACGGGTTGAGCGCAGCGTGGAACTTGTCCAGCATCTGCTGCTGCTCTTCGTCGTTGACCTGGTGCGTCGTGCCCGACTTGTCGAGCAGGTCCGCGATGTTGTCCATGGCCTGCAGCAGCTTGGCCGTGTCCTCGTTCCAGCGCGTCATCAGGCTCTGGAAGCCCGTGGACGCCTGACCCTTCCAGGCCATCGCCAGGTCGTCGACGACGTTCCACAGCTTCTTGAGCTCACCGTCGACGTCGCTGCGCGTGGACCGCACGTCACTCGCGGCGGTGTGCAGAGTCGCTGCACTGACCTCGAACGCCATGCTTCACACCCTTCCGTCATTTTCGTGGCGGCGGATCCGCCGCGCCCCTCCCCCGCGGCAAGGCAGAGACACCCCACCGACGGACACTTCACTCCGAACCGTAGCGGACGACGTCCAACCCGCGCAGCCCTGCTTTCGTACCCTCCTGGCGCGGCAAGCCAGAAGGCGCAAGGCATTGCGGGTGTCGACGGTACGACGTGGACGGACGTCCCTCGCGCCCCCCGCCGACCGCCCTCAGGACGACCGTCGGTACGACTTCACGTGCATCACCAGCCCGAACCCCAGCACGGCCGCCAGCAGCGCCACGACCAACCAGAGCACCGGCTTGTCGAACGCCCGGTCCAGCACCACCGGGATCAGCGCCGCCACCCCGGTGATCAACACCACCTCGGCCGCGCGCCTGGCCCACGCGGCCCGGGTCAGCTGGGCGACCAGCGCAAGCCCGAGGAAGACCGGCACGGTCACCAGGAAGTACACGAAGAGCAGGTAGACCACGCCGGCCATCGGCGGACCCCTTTCCTCACTGGTAGAACTTCGAGTCCTGCACCCAGTCGATCTTGATGTCCTTGATGTCCGGGTCCGCACCGGTAGGCGCCCAGCCCGGCCGGGAGTCCGACACGAAGGCGAACCGGTTGTTGCCCTGGAAGCCCGCCGCGATGGTGGTGAACAGCGAGCTGATGTCGCCGAAGACCAGCGCCAGGATGGCCACGCTGGCGGCCATCCCGGCCACGCCGATCGCCTCCGCGATGGGCGCGGTGGGCGGGAACGCCTGCAGGGCGACCGACGCGATCACCGCGATCAGGATCGGGATCAGCGCCTCGACCAGCGCGTCCACCGCGTCGTTGAAGGCGTCCCGGGCCGAGGTGAGGGTGTCCTTGTTGGCGTTGAACGCCTCGGCCAGCGAGTTGATCTCCGCACCCAGCTTCCGCAGGAAGAGATCGAACGCGTCCCGGTCGTCGAAGTCCCACTCGTTGTCCGACGGGGGGATCTGCTCCAGCGCCGCGCCGAACTGGTCCCCCCCGAGCAGGCGCGCGGCGTCGCCCCACTCCTTGATGGACTTGTTGACCTCGTCGTTGTCGAACGTCTCCAGGTAGGCGACCGCCGCCACCAGCACCCCGGCGAAAGCCAGCCACATCCAGTTCGCCCGCGCCGCGGCGGCGAGCCCGCGTACCGGCGCCGTGGTCGCGGCGACCGAGTGCGTCCCGGTCACCGCCCCGGACGCGTTGGCGAGAAAAATCTCCGGCATCAGCAGTCCTCCCCGTCGCCCGCGCCGGCCGTCACTTGACCACCCACGGCTGGTCTGACTTCTCCCAGTTCTTGGCGGTCTGCTCGAGCTGCTCGGCCGCCTTGTGCAGGTGCTCGATCCCGGTCTTGACGTTGTTGAGGTGACCGTCCACCGAGGCGTTGTGCGCCTGCACGGTCGCCCCGCCGAAGAGGGTCAGCGCGTCGCCCGGCAGTTTCACGCTCTCCAGCAACGTCTGCACGTTGCGCAGGTACTGGATCGGGCCGTCCGGGGCGTCGAGATTCTTGCTCGCCTTGCGGATCGCGTCGACGTCGACCTTGTTCGCCACCGCTGCTCCTCCCTGCTCAGCGGCGCAGGCCGCGGGTCGGGTCGGTCAGGTCGACCCCGAACTGGCGGAACCAGTCCTCCGGAGTCAGGGTGCCCGCCTGCGCCCGGCGGACCAGGTCCGAGCCGCCGAGCATCTCGGTCATCAGTTCCTGCTGGCGCTCGGCGAAGGCCGCGTACGCCGCGTCGATCGCGGCCTGCAGCGACTCCGCCAGGGAGTAGCTGTCCAGCCGCATCGCGCGGGCGTTGAGGTCGATGTCGCCGACCTTCATCTCGCCGTTCACCGTCACCCGGACCAGGCCGTCCGGGCTCTCCCCGGTCACCCGCAGGTCGGCGCGTTGCTGCTGGAACTCGGCCAGCCGACGCTGCTGCTCCTGCGCCTGGCGCAACATGCTCTCCACAG
This sequence is a window from Micromonospora sp. NBRC 110009. Protein-coding genes within it:
- a CDS encoding YbaB/EbfC family nucleoid-associated protein — translated: MSTSWGYGGTGGAVESMLRQAQEQQRRLAEFQQQRADLRVTGESPDGLVRVTVNGEMKVGDIDLNARAMRLDSYSLAESLQAAIDAAYAAFAERQQELMTEMLGGSDLVRRAQAGTLTPEDWFRQFGVDLTDPTRGLRR
- a CDS encoding carbonic anhydrase codes for the protein MTPTTPEQALAELYAGNNRFVTGVPRHPNQDAGRRAAVAEGQQPFAVLVGCSDSRLAAEIIFDRGLGDLFVVRTAGHTVGPEVLGSVEYAVTVLGTPLVVVLGHDSCGAVQAARDSVTTGTSPAGHLGALVDAVAPSLLRAAREGVEDVNGIVDIHIAQTVEALLARSGVLAERVAAGRCAVVGMSYRLSAGEVRTVAEVPAGRTPTAPAQAEPVDPAPSAVSG
- a CDS encoding helix-turn-helix transcriptional regulator, yielding MATMATTAGANGSARNWTFLTNHGHVLLAIARNPTARLRDVADEVGVTERAAQAIVADLEAGGYLRRTRVGRRNEYTINPSGHFRHPAEADQQVGALLALFTAEPATEAAKS
- the mycP gene encoding type VII secretion-associated serine protease mycosin codes for the protein MRDSLRPDGATVRARAKHGIRSILSGALAALLGGVLVAPAPAAAAPKCGPPGNPAPTEPTWALDRLAPASAWRVTKGAGVTVAVIDSGVSPSHPLLRGRVLPGEDFNHLVRLQGQCDLVGHGTLVAGIIAGREATGVPYSGIAPEARILPVRVLAENKENFDPAVPAEIGHAIRWAVDHKADVINLSLVTLDDPVLKESVEYALDKGVVLVAAAGNRQENQQDRPGYPAAYPGVIAVAGVDEQGKHVGSSVSGDYVDIAAPGLNIIGPAPQGSGYLAEPQGGTSFAAAYVSGVAALVRAAHPDLTPKEVAYRLSRTADNPPDGHNAEVGYGTVDPYRAVTSLLGTRQDPPLGAMPEPIPPADPLAWQRTVAVWVAVVGALLAGALLTLRPILAGGRRRGWRPGRRPAQLDG
- a CDS encoding WXG100 family type VII secretion target, with the protein product MSIKVDYAVLESSNQQMQAISRTIDEKLDTLRSMLTRLEWEGQDRVAYQQHQAQWDAAVRDINKVLNDIGQAVGIARENYMTTEMSNSKVWGN
- a CDS encoding WXG100 family type VII secretion target gives rise to the protein MAFEVSAATLHTAASDVRSTRSDVDGELKKLWNVVDDLAMAWKGQASTGFQSLMTRWNEDTAKLLQAMDNIADLLDKSGTTHQVNDEEQQQMLDKFHAALNP